In the genome of Mycobacteriales bacterium, one region contains:
- a CDS encoding peptidase E, translating into MNILATSGGFRPGRRTALTVGPMIDYAFELAGNPERPKFCYVGTALGDNPSMTKATYDAFIGRDVRVSALAAFPMPTVDDVRAHLLDQDVVWVGGGSVAGLLAIWRLHGWDEIFREVWEAGVVLGGVSAGSLCWHIGGTTDSFGPELRPVTNGLALLPYSNGVHYDSEEQRRPLYQQLIADGVLPAGYATDDGVGLHYRGTEMVEAVSDRPGKNAYRVERGRDGTAIEEVITPRVLG; encoded by the coding sequence GTGAACATCCTGGCGACCTCGGGCGGCTTCCGGCCCGGCCGGCGCACCGCGCTCACCGTCGGGCCGATGATCGACTACGCCTTCGAGCTGGCCGGCAACCCCGAGCGGCCCAAGTTCTGCTACGTCGGCACCGCGCTCGGCGACAACCCGTCGATGACCAAGGCCACGTACGACGCGTTCATCGGCCGGGACGTCCGGGTCTCCGCGCTGGCCGCGTTCCCGATGCCGACGGTCGACGACGTCCGGGCCCACCTGTTGGACCAGGACGTGGTCTGGGTCGGCGGCGGCAGCGTGGCCGGCCTGCTCGCGATCTGGCGGCTGCACGGCTGGGACGAGATCTTCCGCGAGGTCTGGGAGGCCGGCGTCGTGCTCGGCGGCGTGTCCGCGGGCTCGCTGTGCTGGCACATCGGCGGCACCACCGACTCGTTCGGCCCGGAGCTGCGCCCGGTGACCAACGGCCTGGCCCTGCTGCCCTACTCCAACGGCGTCCACTACGACTCGGAGGAGCAGCGCCGCCCGCTCTACCAGCAGCTGATCGCCGACGGGGTGCTGCCGGCCGGGTACGCCACCGACGACGGCGTCGGCCTGCACTACCGCGGCACGGAGATGGTCGAGGCGGTCTCCGACCGCCCCGGCAAGAACGCCTACCGGGTCGAGCGGGGCCGCGACGGCACGGCGATCGAAGAGGTCATCACGCCCCGCGTGCTCGGGTAG